GTAGCGGCCCTGCCCACCTGCCCCGGGCGCGGCAAGATGGCAAAGCTGCTCAACCCAGAGGAAATGACATCGCAGGACTACTACTTTGACTCCTACGCCCACTTTGGCATCCATGAGGTAGGTAGGGGACTCATCCATGAAGTAGGTAGGTGGGTAGAAGACTCATCCATCAGATAGGTAGGTAGGACGCTCATCCacgaggtaggtaggtaggtaggtaggtaggtaggtaggtaggtaggataCTCATCCATGAAGTAGGTAGGAGACTCATCCATCAGATAGGTAGGTAGGACGCTCATCCacgaggtaggtaggtaggtaggtaggataCTCATCCATGAAGTAGGTAGGAGACTCATCCATCAGATAGGTAGGTAGGACGCTCATCCacgaggtaggtaggtaggtaggtaggataCTCATCCATGAAGTAGGTAGGAGACTCATCCATCAGATAGGTAGGTAGGACGCTCATCCACTAGGTAGGtagttaggtaggtaggtaggataCTCATCCATGAAGTAGGTAGGAGACTCATCCAtagatatagtgccttcagaaagtattcacaaccctttactttttccaaattttgttgtgttacaaagtgggattaaaatttatttaattgttgtttttttgtcaacaatccaCATACTCTGTAACGTGAAATAACAagttatacaaaataaaatactaatatatcttgatGAGATAAGTATACAaccccctaagtcaatacatgttagaatcacctttgtcagtgattacagctgtgagtcattccaggcaagtctctaagagctttgcagacTTGGAttgtattgtacaatatttgcacattattctttaaaaaattcttcaagcactgtcaagttggttgttgatcattgctcgacagccattttcaagttttgccatagattttcaagctgatataagtcaaaactgtaactaggcaactcgggaacattcaatgtcatcttggtaagcaactccagtgtagatttggccttgtgttttaggctattgtcctgctgaaaggtgcatttgtctcccattgtctgttgaaaagcagactgaacccgttttcctctaggattttgcctgtgcttagctctattccggtTTTTGTAtcattaaaatgtttaaaataCTCTCTTCCTTGCCAAtgacatacccataacatgatgcagccaccaccatgcttaaaaatatgaagagtggtacttagtgatggatttgcccaaaacataacactttgtattcagaacataaagttaatttctttgccacattttttgcagttttactttagtgccttattgcaaacaggattcatgttttgaaatatttttattctgtatgtagaggcttccttcttttcactctgtcaatcaggtttatattgtggagtaactacaatgttgttgatccatcctcagttttctcctataacATCCATTAAActatgttttaaagtcactattggcctcatggtgaaatccctgagcgttttccttcctctccagcaactgagttaggaaggacgcctgtatctttgtagtgactgggtgtactgatacaccatccaaagcataATTCATTATAATTAtaaccaataggtgcccttctttgggaggcattggaaaacctccttggtctttgtggttcaatctgtttgaaattcactgctcgactgagggatcttacagataattgtatgtgtgaggtacagagatgaggtagtaattctaaaatcatgttaaacactattattgcacacagagtgagtccatgcaattaaTATGTACAttaatatgtgacttgttaagcaaatgtgtactcctgaacttatttaggctttccataacaaaggggttgaatacttattgctcaagacatttcaacttttcatttgTTATTAATTTGTACAAAATTCTAAAAATGTAATTCCACGTTGACATTATACGCTATTGTGTGTGGGCCAGTGACCCAAaaaaaggctgtaacacaacagaatgtggaaaaagtcaagtggtgtgaatattttctggaGGCAGTCTAGGTAGGGGACTCATGGATGTTCTTACTATCCTGCCTGTTGGGATGTTTTGTAACCACTGCTTGCTCTCTGGGGGGTTTAGGCTTTACACGTTTTCGGATGCAGCTGCCAGCAAATTTAATTGATGGATTGACAAGCAGACGTACAGACGAACTGACTGAACAACTAAGGAACTGACTAATGGACTGACTGgtttgctgcctgtctgcctgcttgacTGACTAatggactgactggttgactgcctgcctgccggtttaactgactgactgtcacGGGACTGACATCCTGGTACCTGGCATGGATAAGGAAAGAGGGCGAAGCATTGAAGTGTCAGACTCATACCCCAGATAGTGATCTATTGAAGTGTCAGACTCATACCCCAGATAGTGATCTATTGAAGTGTCAGACTCATACCCCAGAGGTGATCTATTGAAATGTCAGACTCATACCCCAGATAGTGATCTATTGAAGTGTCAGACTCATACCCCAGATAGTGATCTATTGAAGTGTCAGACTCATACGCCAGATAGTGATCTATTGAAGTGTCAGACTCATACCCCAGATAGTGATCTATTGAAGTGTCAGACTCATACCCCAGATAGTGATCTATTGAAGTGTCAGACTCATACCCCAGATAGTGATCTATTGAAGTGTCAGACTCATACCCCAGATAGTGATCTATTGAAGTTTCAGAGTCATACGCCAGATAGTGATCTATTGAAGTGTCAGACTCATACCCCAGATAGTGATCTATTGAAGTGTCAGACTCATACCCCAGATAGTGATCTATTGAAGTGTCAGACTCATACCCCAGATAGTGATCTATTGAAGTGTCAGACTCATACCCCAGATAGTGATCTATTGAAGTGTCAGACTCATACCCCAGATAGTGATCTATTGAAGTGTCAGAGTCATACCCCAGATAGTGATCTATTGAAGTGTCAGACTCATACCCCAGGGGTGATCTATTGAAATGTCAGACTCATACCCCAGATAGTGATCTATTGAAGTTTCAGACTCATACCCCAGATAGTGATCTATTGAAGTGTCAGACTCATACGCCAGATAGTGATCTATTGAAGTTTCAGACTCATACCCCAGATAGTGATCTATTGAAGTGTCAGACTCATACCCCAGATAGTGATCTATTGAAGTTTCAGACTCATACCCCAGATAGTGATCTATTGAAGTTTCAGACTCATACCCCAGATAGTGATCTATTGAAGTGTCAGACTCATATCCCAGATAGTGATCTATTGAAGTGTCAGACTCATACCCCAGATAGTGATCTATTGAAGTGTCAGACTCATATCCCAGATAGTGATCTATTGAAGTGTCAGACTCATACCCCAGATAGTGATCTATTGAAGTTTCAGACTCATACCCCAGATAGTGATCTATTGAAGTGTCAGACTCATACCCCAGATAGTGATCTATTGAAGTGTCAGACTCATATCCCAAATGCTCTAGGTAACCTAAAAGAAAATGGGAACAACCAAAAAATGTGTTTCTATCGAGGTCCTTATTTAGCATTTGGGTCAGGTTACAGTCTGAATGCCAAGCAGACCCAAGAACAGAACTGCCCCCGAtaaaatgtgtgagtgtgtgtgcgcgtgcagaTAGATGGGTATCAGATAATCCCAGCAGGGTTTCGTTATAGACCTACCTCTTTTTAAAGAGCCTGTGCCAGCGATGCGGCCTAAATACTGCCTCTGTCACTATGATCGTTTTCTATGAATAGAAATCCAGAAGCTGTCGTTTCTACATGTTTAAGAGGACATgcactacgtcccaaatggcaccatattcactATGTAGGGCACTTCTttcaaccagggcccatagggatctggtgGAAAGTAGTGCGCTATACAATATGGggacatttgggacacacacatgTACCTCCCACTTCGGAATTGTTCAGTGTAGCATATTCATTACGTCCTGTATGAGGACATTTATATACAAATTTTCCACTCTGTTGAATCTCTCTTAGCCTGATATTAACCCAGTGAGTCCCACCGTATTGCCAGGGCGGTTTGGACATCTAAGCCCTTTATTAACATAGTGTGTTTGAGTTACAGACTTCTGGGTTGTACCATTGGATTTGTTTATTTCTTCTGCACCCATAGACaccattagtctgtgtgattaaTGGGGGCTGCACTAGAGCGCCGTTTTTGAGACAAGGGCGGATCCCGAAGggtgtctgggtctgggtctttTATAGAAAAACATCTGTAGAGTCCgaatggtttgagctacaaactattaaaAGCTATCTATGAAAAACTACTTTGCCATATGAAGCAGACAAGCCACACAAGAGTGATCAGAAGGTAatgggttcttctacatagaagatcataggaaatcccaggacatactGTCTGTAATACTATGATAAGCTCACATAGTTGATGTCACAAACTCCAAACTCCAAACAGTTGTTAGATATACATTTTTTCACAGACCTTAGTTTTTAAattgacatttgtcaataaaacccatgaatgcaactgtttaaGTCAAATTgtgttttgtgttctacttgtagccctggttgtcctgaaaataaaatggtaaaatacttcattgtgaggctaaatatgagggctggacatgcagataacTGAAAGTCAGATGAATGAAAAGCCGATCTTCGCTGGGATAGGGTTAAGTCTTTTTGAGCTTGACATCCTCTGTGTATCATGGTATCATGTTTTTCCTGACCCCATGACCTGACCAGGTAAAACTCCTGGACCTAGTCATTGTCACAGAGCTACAAAGTCTTGCACATTCTGGAAATCCTAACTTCCACATAAGTCAAATATTCACTTAGTCTCCCATTGACACCAATGCATGACTAAAGGCTGGATATTCCGCAATACTTCTGCGATaaggattgaatccagccctaagTGAAAACTCGACTTAAATAAAAGTTAGGATTCAGCTCTCTGTGAGATTCCCATCTTGTTCCCTGTTGGACAGGAGATGCTGAAGGATGAAGTACGGACCCTGACCTATAGGAATGCCATGTACCACAACAAGCACATGTTCAAGGACAAGATCGTTCTGGACGTGGGCAGTGGGACAGGCATCCTGTCCATGTTCGCTGCCAACGCGGGCGCCAGGCACGTGTACGGGGTGAGAGTCCTTGTCCTGCTTTAAACACCAAACACATTTTTCACACTGTTCATTTGCCAAACGTTgttgaacgttgcagatagacATTCCATGAATAGAGCTGATGTGATTCCTTAATTCTCCATGTGGAGAGGCATGTTCGTTCTACATAGCCTATTTCTATCTAAACGTTCCAAAACATTGCGTCCTTCTGAACGCGCCCCTGACTATGCATTTAACAGATGGCTGTTGGACACTATAGGGCCGAGCTGAACCATACCCTGCTGGGTTTTCTATTTTcctttcacattgtccttttccAGCATGGCTCAAGCAGCCATGGTGGATGCGTTACCAGGCCAGCCCAGATTGGCATGGCCTGGCTCGGGTTGGCCCTGTAGTGTGAACCAGGCTGAGGAACAAAAGGACTTGATGGTTGATATTCGACTGTCGTACAGTTGTCTGATCTGTCTGTTGAGTTGAAGTGGATATAAATGATACAAGTTCTGGTGGGTGTAGCACTGACacttgttcacacacacacacacacacacacacacacacacacacacacacacacacgcgcgcgcgcgcgcgcacacacacacacgcacacacacgcacacacacgcacgcacacgcacacacacacaaacacagttgaagtgtacctatgataaaaattacagacctctacatgctttgtaagtaggaaaacctgcaaaatcggcagtgtatcaaatacttgttctccccactgtataacatcaatggaggagagaggaaaaagatACAGCACACGGATAACATTTTTGATAAAGTGGAGATTGGATCTAGGATGAGTGGTAAAGCTGcaacccttgtgtgtgtgtgtgtgtgtgtgtgtgtgtgtgtgtgtgtacctgtagactAATGTCAGACCTAACATTCATCAACGAGTATGTAGGTGATGTGCACATCCAACATTTCTCCACTGAATAAAGCACAGGAGCAGTCCAGACCTTTTCTTTATTTACTGACATTGATCAAACCTGTGTTTGTTCCTTCTTGTTATGTTCCCCAGATTGAGTGTTCAAGTATATCAGAGTATTCTGAGAAGATCATCAAGTCCAACCACCTACACAATGGTAGGAGCTACACTAAAAAACCAATCATCTATATAGGTTCCCACAGGGTAGGCGACATGGCTATGTCCTGTCAAAGTTACATGCTACAAGTTAACTAGTCAAGGGACAAGGATTTGGGGAGGCTAAACTGAACTGTGTCTAAAGGCAACTTCTGATTCTAGAACTGTGTCTAAAGGCAACTTCTGATTCTAGAACTGTGTCTAAAGGCAACTTCTGATTCTAGAACTGTGTCTAAAGGCAACTTCTGATTCTAGAACTGTGTCTAAAGGCAACTTCTGATTCTAGAACTGTGTCTAAAGGCAACTTCTGATTCTAGAACTGTGTCTAAAGGCAGCTTGCAACCATAATATGCATAGTATACATAATAGGCTACTCATGTTCTGTGGATCCTTATTACTATATGGGTGCAGTGGGGGAGACAGCTGGCATACTGAGAGATAACATGATATATTAACATTGATAaagtatcagagagagagagagcgagagagagagagagagagaggtagttagagagaaagggagagagagagagagagagcgagagagagagagagagagagagagagagaggtagttacagagagagagagagagagagagagagagagaggggtagttagagagagagagggggagagagagagaggcaggggagagagagagagagagagagagagagagagagagagagagagagagagagagagagagaggtagttagagagagaagaggggtgagagagagagaggccaggggagaggagagagagagagagagaggagagagagagagagggtagttagagagagagagggggagagagagagggggcaaaggcggagagagagaaaaagagagaggagagagagagagagagagggagagagagagagaggtagttagagagagagggagagagagagaggcaggggagagagagagatagagggagagagagagggagagggagagatattcAGAAAGACATCTTCACCCTGGACTCTGTCTGGCAGCTCTGTCTGGCAGCTCTCCTCCCAACACAACATCCCTAAACTGAGACATCAATCAGAATGAGCTGTATGTCACTGATCACCACTCTGAAATGTCACATTGATGGAACTCCACAGATGGACATCTAATTGAATGACCCAGAACAAAAAGTGGAACATTGACACTTGATCAATGTTATTCTAAcatttagaatatatttttgttgtAGTGGAGTGTTTGGTGTAGAatagtgtttagtgtagtgggGTGTAGTGGAGTCTTTAGTGTAGTGGAGTctttagtgtagtggagtgtttaCTGTACTGGAGTGTTTAGTATACtagagtgtttagtgtagtggagtgtttagtatagtagagtgtttagtgtagtagagtgtttagtgtagtagagtgtttagtgtagtagagtgtttagtgtagtggagtgtttaCTGTACTGGAGTGTTTAGTATACtagagtgtttagtgtagtggagtgtttagtatagtagagtgtttagtgtagtagagtgtttagtgtagtagagtgtttagtgtagtagagtgtttagtgtagtggagtgtttactgtagtggagtgtttagtgtagtggagtgcagtgtttagtgtagtgaagtgtttagtgtagtggaaTGTTTAGTatagtggagtgtttagtgtagtggagtgtttagtgtagtgtagtgtttagaagaggactggccaccccacagagcctggttcctctctaggtttcttcctaggttcctgcctttctagggagtttttcctggccactgtacttctacatctgcattgcttgctgtttggggttttaggttgggtttctgtacagcactttgtgacattggcttatgtaaaaagggcttcataaataaatgtgattaatTGATAGTGTAGTGGTGTTTAGTATAGTGGAGTGTTTAGTATAGaggagtgtttagtgtagtggagtgtttagtatagtggagtgtttagtatagtggagtgtttagtgtagtggaatgtttagtgtagtggagtgtttagtgtagtggagtgtttagtgtagtggagtgtttagtgtagtggagtgtttagtgtagtggagtgtttagtgtagtgaagtgtttagtgtagtggtgTTTAGTatagtggagtgtttagtgtagtggagtgtttagtgtagtggagtgtttagtgtagtggagtgtttagtgtagtggagtgtttagtgtagtggagtggagtgtttagtgtagtagagtgtttagtgtagtggagtgtttagtgtagtggagtgtttagtgtagtggagtgtttagtgtagtggtgtgtttagtgtagtggagtgtttagtgtagtggagtgtttagtgtagtagagtgtttagtgtagtagagtgtttagtgtagtagagtgtttagtgtagtgtagtgtttagtgtagtgtagtgtttagtgtagtggagtgtgTGTTGTGAGTGACATTCTGTGTCCTGTCCTTCAGTCATCACCATCTTCAATGggaaggtggaggaggtggagctgCCAGTGGAGAAAGTAGACATCATCATCTCAGAGTGGATGGGCTACTGTCTCTTCTACGAGTCTATGCTCAATACGGTCATCTTCGCCAGGGACAAATGGCTAGTAagcctgtgtgtttgtttttgtgtgtgagtgtgtgtgtgagtgtgagagagagagagagagagagaatacaggtgtcagtcttttgttgctgagaattttcttgCACCGCAGGATTTGCAGATGAGCTTTGaagatttacataaattcactgaaaacccacactaacacacggttatattaacttttgtccagctaatagcctaaccaccaatcaagcaacattatggactaaacgttcaaatcctgttgctgcaggatcatTTTTCTGTGACAATAtagatcaaatgaagatcctacacctgtacatgcatgcatgtatgtgtgcaatgatgtgtgtgcatgtgtgtgtgcatgtacgtttgtgcgtgtgtgtgtgtgtgtatgtgtgtgtgtgtgtgggtgtgtggtgtgtgtgtgtgtgtgtgtgcgtgcgtgcgtgcatgcgtgcgtgcgtgtgtgtgtgtgtgtgtgtgtgtgtgtgtgtgtgtgcatccacaTATCAACAAAGGTCCTGCTTATAGCGCCCAGCGAGAGGACGATCTGGTTTCTAACCAGTGTTGCTGCTTCAGGGATTTAGACAGGGTATGAGCTAATGTTACAGGATGCCAGGTGTGCAGACAATGCATGTGACTGTAGGATGTCTCTATTCTCTATGAGGTGTATCTCAACTAAATTTATGTTGGTGTCTCCTCTCACATTCAGAAGCCTGGAGGGCTGATGTTTCCTGACAGGGCTGCCCTGTATGTGGTGGCCATCGAGGACAGGCAGTACAAGGACTTCAAGATACACTGTGAGAACATCCTTCTGTCTCCGTTTCTTAgctactgtgtgtatactgtatgtatgctgGAGGTATcctatcctctccctcttccGGTAGGCTCTCTCCTCCAGCCTCTGGGTTGGACTAGACTACAGAGAGCtgtgtagaggagagatggaggtaagagagggagagcctgtctgctctgttcttAACCCTAATTGAAGTAGACCTATAATACAAGGCTGCCAGACATAGTAGAAGAGTATTTAAGGCCCCTGTCTCTCACTAGAGCAACACCAGATAGACACACTCTAAGGGAGGGTGGAAGGACTGAGCCCACGTTTTTGGCAACTGTAAAGCTGTGCTATCTTTCCACTGTTTCTGAGGGTTGTTATCGATCCTAGGCTGCAAATAGAGAATAACAGTTTTAATCTCAATCTAAAACTTGAGACACTCTTCCAATCCAACACAGTGCCAATAGAGtctgtgtgatgaccaccactgAGAGACAGtctgtgtgatgaccaccactgagagagagagagagagtctgtgtgatgaccaccactgagagagagagagagtctgtgtgatgaccaccactgagagagagagagagtctgtgtgatgaccaccactgagagagagagagagagtctgtgtgatgaccaccactgagagagagagagtctgtgtgatgaccaccactgagagagagagtctgtgtgatgaccaccactgagagagagagagagagtctgtgtgatgaccaacactgagagagagagtctgtgtgatgaccaccactgagagagagagagagagagagagagtctgtgtgatgaccaccactgagagagagagagagagagagtctgtgtgatgaccaccacagagagtgagagagagagagagagtctgggtgATGACCACCATGGACAGAGAGCGGctgtgtgatgaccaccactgagagagtgagagagagagagtctgtgtgatgaccaccacttagagagagagagagagtctgtgtgatgaccaccacttagagagagagagagagattctgtgtgatgaccaccacttagagagagagagagagtctgtgtgatgaccaccacttagagagagagagagagtctgtgtgatgaccaccacttagagagtctgtgtgatgaccaccacttagagagagagagagagcggctgTGTGATGACCAccccttagagagagagagagcggctgtgtgatgaccaccacttagagagagagaaagcgtctgtgtgatgaccaccacttagagagagagagagtctgtgtgatgaccaccacttagagagagagaggttgtgtgatgaccaccacttagagagagagagagaggttgtgtgatgaccaccacttagagagagagaggttgtgtgatgaccaccacttagagagagagagagagagtctgtgtgatgaccaccacttagagagagagagagagtctgtgtgatgaccaccacttagagagagagagagattctgtgtgatgaccaccacttagagagagagagagagtctgtgtaaTGACCACCActtagagagtcagagagagtctgtgtgatgaccaccacttagagagtctgtgtgatgaccaccacttagagagagagagtctgtgtgatgaccaccacttagagagagagagagcggctgtgtgatgaccaccacttagagagagagaggttgtgtgatgaccaccacttagagagagagagagagagtctgtgtgatgaccaccacttagagagagagattctgtgtgatgaccaccacttagagagagagagagagtctgtgtgataaccaccacttagagagagagagagagagagtctgtgtgatgaccaccacttagagagtctgtgtgatgaccaccacttagagagagagagtctgtgtgatgaccaccacttagagagagagagagagagtggctgtgtgatgaccaccacttagagagagagagagcggctgtgtgatgaccaccacttagagagagagagagtctgtgtgatgaccaccacttagagagagagagagtctgtgtgatgaccaccacttagagagagagagagaggttgtgtgatgaccaccacttagagagagagaggttgtgtgatgaccaccacttagagagagagagagaggttgtgtgatgaccaccacttCAGACACAGAGTGTACCAGATTTGCTgatatctgagtgtgtgtgtgtattcagggTGGGAGAACGTGTACGGTTTTGACATGACCTGCATCCGTAATGTGGCCATGAGAGAGCCCCTGGTGGACGTGGTGGACCCCAAACAGGTGGTGACCAACTCCTGCCTAGTC
The DNA window shown above is from Salmo trutta chromosome 8, fSalTru1.1, whole genome shotgun sequence and carries:
- the LOC115199111 gene encoding protein arginine N-methyltransferase 8-B isoform X1, translating into MGLRHSRCLLLRRKMAEPDNSERQRTITTPQSQSFQPASLPKPVPTVHHVPHPPHTPHVAALPTCPGRGKMAKLLNPEEMTSQDYYFDSYAHFGIHEEMLKDEVRTLTYRNAMYHNKHMFKDKIVLDVGSGTGILSMFAANAGARHVYGIECSSISEYSEKIIKSNHLHNVITIFNGKVEEVELPVEKVDIIISEWMGYCLFYESMLNTVIFARDKWLKPGGLMFPDRAALYVVAIEDRQYKDFKIHWWENVYGFDMTCIRNVAMREPLVDVVDPKQVVTNSCLVKEVDIYTVKPEDLSFTTAFCLQIQRNDYVHAMVTYFNIEFTKCHKKTGFSTAPDAASTHWKQTVFYLEDYLTVRKGEEILGSIAVKPNEKNVRDLEFTFELDFKGQLCDAAISHDYKMR
- the LOC115199111 gene encoding protein arginine N-methyltransferase 8-B isoform X3, with the translated sequence MGLRHSRCLLLRRKMAEPDNSERQRTITTPQSQSFQPASLPKPVPTVHHVPHPPHTPHVAALPTCPGRGKMAKLLNPEEMTSQDYYFDSYAHFGIHEEMLKDEVRTLTYRNAMYHNKHMFKDKIVLDVGSGTGILSMFAANAGARHVYGIECSSISEYSEKIIKSNHLHNVITIFNGKVEEVELPVEKVDIIISEWMGYCLFYESMLNTVIFARDKWLKPGGLMFPDRAALYVVAIEDRQYKDFKIHWWENVYGFDMTCIRNVAMREPLVDVVDPKQVVTNSCLVKEVDIYTVKPEDLSFTTAFCLQIQRNDYVHAMVTYFNIEFTKCHKKTGFSTDLNCILIASSRLLKTLWRIGQRGGTSGFLIQWVKRRRQGERTQYVCN
- the LOC115199111 gene encoding protein arginine N-methyltransferase 8-B isoform X2 → MGLRHSRCLLLRRKMAEPDNSERQRTITTPQSQSFQPASLPKPVPTVHHVPHPPHTPHVAALPTCPGRGKMAKLLNPEEMTSQDYYFDSYAHFGIHEMLKDEVRTLTYRNAMYHNKHMFKDKIVLDVGSGTGILSMFAANAGARHVYGIECSSISEYSEKIIKSNHLHNVITIFNGKVEEVELPVEKVDIIISEWMGYCLFYESMLNTVIFARDKWLKPGGLMFPDRAALYVVAIEDRQYKDFKIHWWENVYGFDMTCIRNVAMREPLVDVVDPKQVVTNSCLVKEVDIYTVKPEDLSFTTAFCLQIQRNDYVHAMVTYFNIEFTKCHKKTGFSTAPDAASTHWKQTVFYLEDYLTVRKGEEILGSIAVKPNEKNVRDLEFTFELDFKGQLCDAAISHDYKMR